One window of the Pleurocapsa minor HA4230-MV1 genome contains the following:
- a CDS encoding amino acid adenylation domain-containing protein, whose translation MNKENIADIYELSPLQQGILFHSICEPETGVYFIQLCYRLRGNLNVTAFEQAWQQVVARHTVLRTGFYWEKLEKPLQVVYKQVPVSIQHHDWRNETDFKNDQKLAAWLAKDRQEGFNLAQAPVMRWHLIQRGEDDYYFVWSKHHLILDGWSTALVLKEVLEIYQSLCQEKSFALSDPLPYSNYIGWLQQQDLSNAQEFWRKNLQGVKNPTSLEIRLGEEESARQGELSLKLSHSTTAKLQLLAKENHLTLNTLVQGAWALLLNRYTSETDLVYGVTVSGRPTNLTGAESMVGLFINTLPVRVQIEAEDSLISWLKQLQTQLLEIRNFESSPLVEIQGWSEVPRGLPLFESIVVFENYPVDRVLHQQETLTIENVTAFDYTNYPLTVTVIPGEELAIAIAYQTNCFDRATVSRMLGHLQTLLEGMVINPQTKLVDLPLLTATEQSQLLSFNQTSTTIAENKLQQCIPQLFEAQVTKTPDAVAVVFEDSQLTYRELNSKANQLAHYLQQNGVKSEIIVGICCDRSLEMVIGLLGILKAGGAYLPIDPSYPSERIKFIVEDAELNLILTQQHLRASLSFHQAQLICLDTDWENIAQQDCNNPINNATPESLAYVIYTSGSTGTPKGVMNTHRGICNRLLWMQEAYQLTVDDSVLQKTPFSFDVSVWEFFWTLSTGARLVIAKPGGHQDSAYLVKQISHHNITTIHFVPSMLQVFLEESEVETLTSLKRVICSGEALSVALQQRFFDRFARLNSELHNLYGPTEAAIDVTYWQCRADSNLNIIPIGRPIANTQIYILDRHLQPLPIGVPGEIHIGGVGVARGYLNRPELTKEKFIPNPFTVNNQQIYKTGDKARYLPSGNIEFLGRIDNQVKLRGFRIELGEIEAILNQHSLIKENVVILREDNLEDQKLVAYIVTLTNSRLPLPELRNFLREKLPEYAIPSAFVFLEQLPISANGKIDRKSLPIPTEIFDSTNNYTPPTNAIEEILAGIWAKILQRQRVGIYDNFFDLGGHSLLATQVISRIREAFAIELPIRCLFESPSVAQLAETLIIRENQPGIMEKRAQILKKLENMSPEQVKQLLQQRKATSKATLR comes from the coding sequence ATGAATAAAGAAAATATTGCCGATATTTACGAACTATCCCCTCTACAACAGGGTATTCTTTTCCACAGCATCTGCGAACCCGAAACAGGAGTTTATTTTATTCAGCTTTGCTATCGTTTACGCGGCAATCTTAACGTCACGGCTTTTGAACAAGCATGGCAGCAAGTAGTAGCTAGACATACTGTTTTACGTACTGGCTTTTATTGGGAAAAACTAGAAAAACCTCTACAAGTGGTTTATAAACAAGTTCCAGTTAGTATTCAGCATCATGATTGGCGAAATGAAACAGATTTTAAAAATGATCAAAAATTAGCAGCTTGGTTAGCAAAGGATCGACAAGAGGGTTTTAATCTTGCTCAAGCACCTGTGATGCGCTGGCATTTAATTCAGCGTGGTGAAGATGATTATTACTTTGTGTGGAGTAAACACCATTTAATTTTAGATGGTTGGTCAACAGCATTAGTTTTAAAAGAAGTCCTTGAGATCTATCAAAGTTTGTGTCAAGAAAAATCTTTTGCTTTAAGCGATCCCCTTCCATATAGCAATTATATCGGTTGGTTGCAACAACAAGACTTATCTAACGCTCAAGAATTTTGGCGAAAAAATCTGCAAGGAGTTAAAAATCCGACTTCTTTGGAAATTAGACTAGGAGAAGAAGAGAGTGCAAGACAAGGAGAACTTTCCTTAAAGTTATCTCATTCGACTACAGCAAAATTACAATTACTGGCAAAAGAGAATCACTTAACTTTAAATACTTTAGTTCAAGGTGCTTGGGCATTACTGTTAAACCGCTATACTAGCGAAACAGATCTAGTTTATGGAGTAACGGTTTCTGGTCGTCCTACAAACCTAACTGGGGCAGAATCGATGGTAGGATTATTTATTAATACTCTACCCGTGCGAGTACAAATCGAAGCTGAAGATTCCCTAATTAGTTGGTTAAAACAGCTACAAACTCAACTATTAGAAATTCGTAACTTTGAATCTAGTCCTTTGGTAGAAATCCAAGGCTGGAGTGAAGTACCGCGAGGCTTGCCTTTATTTGAAAGTATCGTAGTCTTTGAAAACTATCCTGTAGATCGAGTTTTACACCAGCAAGAAACTTTAACAATTGAGAACGTTACCGCTTTTGACTATACCAATTACCCTCTTACAGTGACGGTGATACCAGGGGAAGAATTAGCAATTGCGATCGCTTATCAAACTAATTGTTTCGATCGTGCTACTGTATCTAGAATGTTGGGACATTTACAAACCTTACTCGAAGGAATGGTAATTAATCCCCAAACCAAGCTAGTAGATTTACCCCTATTAACAGCCACAGAACAATCTCAACTATTATCATTCAATCAAACTTCAACTACAATTGCTGAAAACAAACTTCAACAGTGCATTCCTCAGCTATTTGAAGCACAAGTAACCAAGACACCTGATGCTGTAGCTGTAGTCTTTGAAGATTCTCAGTTAACTTATCGAGAATTAAACAGCAAAGCTAATCAATTAGCCCATTATTTACAACAAAATGGCGTAAAATCAGAGATTATCGTCGGTATTTGCTGCGATCGTTCTTTGGAAATGGTGATCGGACTTTTAGGTATCCTCAAAGCTGGTGGTGCTTATCTGCCGATTGATCCAAGTTACCCTTCAGAACGAATTAAGTTTATTGTCGAAGATGCAGAATTAAATCTTATTCTGACGCAACAACATTTACGGGCTAGTTTATCTTTTCATCAGGCACAACTTATCTGTCTCGATACAGACTGGGAAAACATAGCCCAACAAGATTGCAATAACCCGATTAATAACGCTACTCCTGAATCTTTGGCTTATGTAATCTACACATCTGGTTCTACAGGTACACCCAAAGGTGTGATGAATACCCATCGAGGAATTTGTAACCGTCTGTTGTGGATGCAAGAAGCCTATCAATTAACCGTTGATGATTCCGTCTTGCAAAAAACTCCGTTTAGCTTTGATGTCTCGGTCTGGGAATTCTTTTGGACTTTAAGCACAGGCGCACGTTTAGTAATTGCTAAACCAGGAGGACATCAGGATAGTGCTTATTTAGTCAAACAAATATCGCACCATAACATTACTACTATACATTTTGTGCCTTCAATGCTGCAAGTCTTTTTAGAAGAATCAGAAGTAGAAACCTTAACTAGCCTCAAACGAGTTATTTGTAGCGGGGAAGCCTTATCAGTTGCCTTACAACAAAGATTTTTTGACAGATTTGCCAGATTAAATAGTGAACTGCATAATCTTTATGGCCCAACCGAAGCAGCGATCGATGTTACTTACTGGCAATGCCGTGCTGATAGTAATTTAAACATAATCCCGATCGGTCGTCCTATTGCTAACACGCAAATATATATATTAGATCGACATCTTCAACCTCTACCCATCGGCGTACCTGGTGAAATACATATTGGTGGTGTTGGTGTTGCTAGAGGTTATTTAAATCGTCCCGAATTAACTAAAGAGAAATTCATCCCCAATCCTTTTACAGTTAACAATCAACAAATCTACAAAACAGGAGACAAAGCCCGCTATCTTCCCAGCGGCAACATTGAATTTTTAGGACGCATTGACAATCAAGTAAAACTGAGAGGTTTTCGTATCGAACTCGGGGAAATTGAAGCAATATTAAATCAACACTCTTTAATCAAAGAAAATGTCGTTATTCTTCGAGAAGATAACCTAGAAGACCAAAAATTAGTCGCTTATATTGTTACCCTAACAAACAGCCGTTTACCTTTACCAGAATTACGCAACTTTTTAAGAGAAAAACTACCAGAATACGCTATTCCTTCTGCTTTCGTATTTCTAGAACAACTCCCTATATCAGCCAACGGCAAAATAGACAGAAAATCCTTACCAATACCGACAGAAATATTCGATTCAACTAATAACTATACTCCGCCGACAAATGCGATCGAGGAAATTTTAGCTGGAATTTGGGCAAAAATTCTCCAGCGACAACGAGTTGGCATTTACGATAATTTCTTTGATTTAGGCGGACATTCTTTACTAGCGACTCAAGTTATCTCTCGTATTCGTGAAGCTTTTGCCATTGAACTACCGATACGCTGTTTATTTGAATCACCTTCGGTAGCCCAATTAGCCGAAACTTTAATTATTAGGGAAAACCAACCAGGAATTATGGAAAAAAGAGCGCAAATTCTCAAAAAACTAGAGAATATGTCTCCAGAACAAGTAAAACAACTACTTCAGCAGAGAAAAGCAACATCTAAAGCAACTTTAAGATAA
- a CDS encoding amino acid adenylation domain-containing protein, translated as MESLTITGFEISPQQKNLWLSCLAKERQVYRVTGTILIEGNLEQIILEKAIEKVIQNNEILRTGFQAIAGLTVPVQIICNRDNFDLKYYDLINYEITDRQDKLETIIFELNQTEFDLEQGIVFYASLIKLEREKNILAIAISALCADAVSFHNLVQEISQAYQNYLAAKEIDHESLQYADLAAWQNELLAAPEAEVGQQYWQAKNLSDLVINKLPREKQVDGQLEFIPRFIELNLNLNLVNDIKQLAEKYDTSVATLLMTCWQILLWRLSEDKQITIATCFDNRNYQELERVVGLLAKYIPLNIKLEEDITFSQVLDIVAQEIEEIKQWQEYFSGTPNHLSLPFTFEFNSQINKYQLNYLTFTIQNLSACIDRFKVKLACYSYAESLSIQLHYDASLFNQEDIQCLGWEFKTLLESVLDNPKTAIDKLNILSPQEREQLLIKFNQTEPLIPPHQCLHHWFEAQVNKTPNAIAVIFEDEQLTYQELNNQADRIANHLRSLGVKPETIIALCVERSLAIVTGILGILKAGAAYLPLEPNLPSEALKFRLQDAQVSLVLTQKHLQEKIELDVATTQNKIPIISLDQDLQSTPKPSNLYPPKANNLAYVIYTSGSTGKPKGVAIEHRQIVNYLSGVLAKLNIPEAASFATVSTFAADLGNTSIFGALCTGGCLHIVAESKTSDPLALADYFNQHQIDCLKIVPSHLSALLTSANAEKLLPRQRLILGGEASSWELVDKVHKLAPDCQIFNHYGPTETTVGVLIHQIDPIKANSRLSWRANSRLPLLGNPLPNTQIYILDRHQQPMPIGVPGEIYIGGSNVARGYINQPELTAEKFISIPPTHGRRFKSGNPPNALPPLSKGGLRGDRLYKTGDKAQYLQNGKIEFLGRIDNQIKLHGYRIELEEIETVVRQHPQVRDAVVIVKENLSHKYLVAYFVSESEISQELPIFLSNKLPQYMLPSHFIKLKALPLTSNGKIDRNSLPSPETINSQSSAFVAPLNPVETALAKIWAELLGQEKVGIYDNFFELGGDSIISIQAIAKANQIGLRLTPKQIFEHQTIAQLAQVVQVNHSLAEQGLIKGLVPLTPIQHSFFEQNLPEPHHWNQSILLELKQKIEPKQLEEVIKHLLQHHDVLRLRSVGFAQSHFNQQAEVWQSEITESLPEISLNIIDFSDLAEDKQKTAIAKKATQIQSSLNLSAGKLIEIGLFNLGKNQPKRLLIVIHHLIIDGVSWRILLEDLQTALTQINQGKVIQLPAKTTSFKQWAEGLPEYAQTAKVKAELDYWCCESRQKIKPLPVDNADGINTESFARTVSVSLSARETQTLLQKLPAAYHTQVNDILLAALAKAFTQWTGEFQLLINLEGHGREDIFAEVNLSRTIGWFTTIFPVLLDIKKANSNDEVIKTIKEQLSRIPNRGIGYGVLRYLSQDRAISQALITMPQAEICFNYLGQFDRTLANSDWFKLASESDGINRSLLGKRRYLFNINSYILDNKLKLDWIYSSQIHREETVLSLAESYIETLKDFMHQKSSKRTEFTSSDFPQANLNQQQLDQFLATLD; from the coding sequence ATGGAAAGTTTAACTATTACGGGATTTGAAATCTCTCCGCAACAAAAAAATCTTTGGTTATCATGTTTAGCAAAAGAAAGACAAGTTTATCGAGTTACAGGGACAATTTTAATTGAAGGTAATTTAGAGCAAATAATTTTAGAAAAAGCGATTGAGAAAGTTATTCAAAATAATGAAATCTTAAGGACTGGTTTTCAAGCGATCGCGGGTTTAACTGTTCCCGTTCAAATCATTTGTAATCGAGATAATTTTGACTTAAAGTATTATGACCTGATTAATTATGAGATAACAGATCGGCAAGATAAACTTGAAACAATAATTTTTGAACTCAACCAAACTGAATTCGATTTAGAACAGGGTATTGTTTTTTATGCCAGTTTAATTAAATTAGAGCGAGAAAAAAATATACTAGCGATCGCGATTTCTGCGCTTTGTGCAGATGCAGTATCTTTTCACAATTTAGTCCAAGAAATTAGTCAAGCGTATCAAAATTATTTAGCAGCGAAAGAAATAGATCATGAGTCTTTACAATATGCCGATTTAGCTGCTTGGCAAAATGAATTATTAGCAGCACCAGAAGCTGAAGTTGGTCAACAATATTGGCAAGCTAAAAATTTATCTGACTTGGTTATTAATAAACTGCCGAGAGAAAAACAAGTTGATGGTCAACTAGAATTTATTCCCAGATTTATTGAGCTTAATCTTAATCTTAATTTAGTTAACGACATCAAGCAATTAGCTGAAAAATATGATACTTCTGTTGCTACTCTATTAATGACTTGTTGGCAGATATTATTATGGCGGTTAAGCGAAGATAAACAGATTACAATTGCTACTTGTTTTGACAATAGAAATTATCAAGAATTAGAGCGAGTTGTTGGATTATTAGCTAAATATATTCCGCTCAATATTAAATTAGAAGAAGACATAACCTTCTCTCAAGTATTAGATATAGTAGCTCAAGAGATTGAAGAAATTAAACAATGGCAAGAATATTTTAGTGGAACACCTAATCATTTATCTTTGCCTTTTACTTTTGAGTTTAATTCTCAAATAAATAAATATCAGCTTAATTATTTAACCTTTACGATTCAAAACTTATCAGCCTGCATCGATCGCTTTAAAGTAAAACTTGCTTGTTACTCTTATGCTGAGTCTCTCTCAATTCAATTACATTACGATGCCAGTTTATTCAATCAAGAAGATATTCAATGTTTAGGTTGGGAATTTAAAACTTTATTAGAAAGTGTACTAGATAATCCCAAAACTGCGATTGATAAATTAAATATTCTCAGTCCTCAAGAAAGAGAACAACTATTAATTAAATTTAATCAAACCGAGCCTCTGATTCCTCCTCATCAATGCTTACATCATTGGTTTGAAGCCCAGGTAAACAAAACACCAAATGCGATCGCAGTTATTTTTGAAGATGAACAATTAACCTATCAAGAATTAAATAACCAAGCCGATCGAATAGCTAATCATTTAAGATCTTTAGGCGTTAAACCAGAAACCATTATTGCCCTTTGTGTCGAACGTTCTTTAGCTATAGTAACTGGAATTCTGGGCATTCTTAAAGCAGGTGCTGCTTATTTACCTCTAGAACCTAATTTACCTTCCGAAGCATTAAAATTTAGATTGCAAGATGCTCAAGTATCACTAGTATTAACCCAAAAACACCTACAAGAAAAAATCGAATTAGATGTAGCTACCACTCAAAATAAAATACCAATAATCTCTCTCGATCAAGATCTTCAATCTACCCCTAAACCTTCAAACCTCTATCCTCCCAAAGCCAACAACCTCGCCTATGTTATTTATACCTCTGGTTCGACAGGAAAACCCAAAGGAGTTGCGATCGAACACCGACAAATAGTTAATTATCTCAGTGGTGTTTTAGCTAAATTAAACATACCAGAAGCTGCTAGTTTTGCTACAGTTTCTACCTTCGCTGCTGACTTGGGTAATACTTCTATTTTTGGTGCTTTGTGTACTGGTGGCTGTTTGCACATTGTTGCCGAGTCCAAGACTAGCGATCCTCTTGCTTTAGCCGATTATTTTAATCAGCATCAAATTGACTGTCTCAAAATTGTTCCTTCGCACCTATCTGCTTTACTAACATCCGCCAATGCCGAAAAACTTTTACCCCGTCAACGCTTAATTTTGGGTGGTGAAGCCTCAAGCTGGGAATTGGTTGACAAGGTACATAAACTAGCCCCAGATTGTCAAATCTTTAATCATTATGGCCCAACGGAAACTACTGTCGGGGTATTAATTCATCAAATCGATCCAATTAAGGCAAACAGTCGTCTAAGTTGGAGGGCAAACAGCCGTTTGCCCCTACTGGGTAATCCTTTACCAAATACACAAATTTATATTCTCGATCGACATCAACAACCTATGCCGATTGGTGTCCCTGGTGAAATTTATATTGGTGGTAGTAATGTTGCCAGAGGATATATCAATCAACCTGAATTAACCGCTGAAAAATTTATTTCGATCCCCCCTACCCACGGCAGGCGCTTCAAGTCGGGAAACCCGCCCAACGCGCTGCCTCCCCTTAGTAAGGGGGGATTGAGGGGGGATCGCCTCTACAAAACAGGAGATAAAGCCCAATATCTACAGAACGGTAAGATTGAATTTTTAGGCCGCATCGACAATCAAATTAAACTACACGGTTATCGTATCGAACTAGAAGAAATAGAAACAGTAGTGCGTCAACATCCTCAAGTACGAGATGCAGTCGTAATCGTAAAAGAAAATTTGAGTCATAAATATCTGGTCGCGTATTTTGTTTCTGAATCAGAAATAAGTCAGGAATTACCTATTTTTTTAAGTAATAAACTACCTCAATATATGTTGCCTTCCCATTTCATCAAACTAAAGGCATTACCACTAACATCTAATGGGAAGATCGATCGCAACAGTTTACCATCACCAGAGACAATTAATTCACAATCATCAGCGTTTGTTGCCCCTTTAAATCCAGTAGAAACGGCCTTGGCAAAAATCTGGGCAGAACTTTTAGGTCAAGAAAAAGTTGGTATTTACGACAATTTTTTTGAATTGGGTGGGGATTCAATTATTAGTATTCAAGCTATTGCTAAAGCTAATCAAATCGGTTTGCGTTTAACTCCTAAGCAAATTTTTGAACATCAAACTATTGCTCAATTAGCTCAGGTTGTTCAAGTTAATCACAGTCTGGCAGAACAAGGTTTAATTAAAGGTTTAGTGCCTTTAACTCCAATTCAACATAGCTTTTTCGAGCAAAATCTACCTGAACCCCATCACTGGAATCAATCTATTTTATTAGAATTAAAACAGAAGATTGAACCAAAACAGTTAGAAGAAGTAATTAAACATTTATTACAACATCATGATGTATTGCGATTGCGCAGCGTGGGCTTCGCCCAATCGCATTTTAATCAACAAGCTGAAGTATGGCAAAGTGAAATTACTGAATCATTGCCAGAAATATCATTAAATATCATAGATTTCTCTGATCTTGCTGAAGATAAACAAAAAACTGCGATCGCTAAAAAAGCAACCCAAATACAATCCAGCTTGAATTTATCAGCAGGCAAACTAATAGAAATAGGATTATTCAATTTAGGTAAGAATCAACCAAAACGCTTATTAATTGTTATTCATCATTTAATTATTGATGGTGTTTCTTGGCGCATTTTATTAGAGGACTTACAAACTGCTTTAACACAAATAAATCAAGGTAAAGTAATACAATTACCAGCCAAAACAACTTCTTTTAAACAATGGGCTGAAGGTTTACCAGAATATGCACAAACAGCCAAAGTTAAGGCTGAATTAGATTACTGGTGTTGTGAGTCAAGACAAAAAATTAAGCCTTTACCAGTGGATAATGCAGATGGTATCAATACAGAATCTTTCGCCCGTACTGTATCCGTATCTCTCAGCGCAAGAGAAACTCAAACCCTATTACAAAAATTACCCGCAGCTTATCATACTCAAGTCAATGATATCTTGCTGGCTGCTTTGGCAAAAGCTTTTACTCAATGGACGGGCGAATTTCAACTATTAATTAATTTAGAAGGACATGGACGAGAAGATATTTTTGCTGAGGTAAATTTATCGCGGACTATAGGCTGGTTTACTACTATTTTTCCAGTACTTTTGGACATCAAAAAAGCTAATTCAAATGATGAAGTTATCAAAACAATTAAAGAACAATTGAGTCGAATACCCAATCGCGGGATCGGTTATGGAGTTCTTCGTTATCTCAGCCAAGATCGAGCAATATCTCAAGCTTTAATAACTATGCCTCAAGCAGAAATTTGTTTTAATTATTTAGGACAATTCGATCGTACATTAGCCAATTCTGATTGGTTTAAATTAGCTTCAGAATCAGATGGTATAAACCGTAGCTTATTAGGTAAGCGTCGTTATTTATTTAATATTAATAGCTATATTCTTGACAATAAATTGAAACTAGATTGGATTTATAGTTCTCAAATTCATCGAGAAGAAACCGTCTTAAGTCTAGCCGAATCATATATCGAAACCTTAAAAGATTTTATGCACCAGAAATCCTCCAAAAGAACAGAATTTACCTCATCAGACTTTCCCCAAGCCAATTTAAATCAACAACAATTAGACCAATTTTTAGCAACTTTGGATTAA